In a single window of the Bacillus mycoides genome:
- a CDS encoding ABC transporter ATP-binding protein, translating to MATLAVDAVSVGYNEGLIIDGLTVEIPEGQITTIIGPNGCGKSTLLKTASRILKAKRGTVYLDGKAIEKQPTKEIAKKMAILPQTAEVPTGLTVFELVSYGRFPHQKGFGTLKEEDYRYIHWALEVTGMTEFANRPAEALSGGQRQRVWIAMALAQGTDLLVLDEPTTYLDMAHQLEVLNLLKKLNKEEGRTIVMVIHDLNHASRFSDHMIALKAGKLMKQGTPDEVMTSETLRNVFEIEAQIVPCPVNCKPICLTYDLAMINNQLRKKA from the coding sequence ATGGCAACTTTAGCAGTTGATGCGGTATCTGTTGGGTATAATGAAGGGTTAATTATAGATGGATTAACAGTTGAAATTCCGGAAGGACAAATTACAACGATTATTGGACCAAATGGTTGTGGGAAATCCACATTATTAAAAACGGCTTCTCGTATTTTGAAAGCAAAACGAGGTACTGTTTATCTTGATGGAAAAGCAATTGAGAAACAGCCAACGAAAGAAATCGCAAAGAAAATGGCGATTTTACCACAAACTGCAGAAGTGCCAACAGGCCTTACTGTGTTTGAACTTGTTTCATATGGACGTTTTCCTCATCAAAAAGGATTTGGAACATTGAAAGAAGAGGATTATCGCTACATTCATTGGGCACTTGAAGTGACGGGGATGACAGAATTCGCAAATCGTCCAGCAGAAGCTTTATCAGGTGGTCAACGTCAACGTGTATGGATTGCGATGGCTCTTGCACAAGGAACAGATTTACTTGTGTTAGATGAACCAACAACATACTTAGATATGGCTCATCAACTTGAGGTATTAAACTTACTGAAGAAGTTAAACAAAGAAGAAGGCAGAACGATTGTTATGGTTATTCACGATTTAAATCATGCTTCTCGTTTCTCTGATCATATGATTGCATTAAAAGCAGGTAAGTTAATGAAACAAGGAACGCCAGATGAAGTTATGACGAGTGAAACACTTCGTAACGTATTTGAGATTGAAGCGCAAATCGTTCCATGTCCAGTAAATTGTAAACCAATTTGTTTAACATACGATTTAGCGATGATTAATAATCAATTGCGTAAAAAAGCATAA
- a CDS encoding ABC transporter substrate-binding protein: MKNFKMALLAMVLVVTSVLFAACSNKEEEKKADAKTEERTVQHAKGEIKIPANPKKIADLSGSTEELLIFGMKPIITANTTQEKIDSHIEKKLKDVKPVGSAWGDKINIEAVAAAKPDLIIVNNRQEKIYDQLSKIAPTVMLKTPLDQWRPKFEEVGQILGKEKETKEWFKKYDEKASKLHDKIVAKTGDATFMKMAAYPNAFRVYGDYGYGSVIFGDLKLPAVKGTPTDKPLVQIQKEVLIDYNPDYLFVFTTGDGSQRLKEFQEESIWKNMNAVKNNHVFTISNEDVNKGYFPLGKEMILDEVTEFILGK; encoded by the coding sequence ATGAAGAATTTTAAAATGGCACTATTAGCAATGGTACTAGTTGTTACTTCTGTACTATTTGCAGCTTGTTCTAACAAAGAAGAAGAAAAGAAAGCAGATGCGAAAACTGAAGAGCGCACTGTACAACACGCAAAAGGGGAAATTAAAATTCCTGCAAATCCAAAGAAAATTGCTGACCTTAGTGGTTCAACAGAAGAATTATTAATTTTCGGTATGAAACCGATTATTACTGCAAATACAACACAAGAAAAAATTGATTCACATATTGAGAAGAAATTGAAAGATGTAAAACCGGTTGGTTCTGCGTGGGGCGATAAAATTAACATCGAAGCAGTGGCTGCTGCAAAACCAGATTTAATTATTGTAAACAATCGTCAAGAAAAGATTTATGATCAATTATCTAAAATTGCACCAACAGTTATGTTAAAAACTCCATTAGACCAATGGCGTCCAAAATTCGAAGAAGTAGGTCAAATCTTAGGTAAAGAGAAAGAAACAAAAGAATGGTTCAAAAAGTATGATGAAAAAGCAAGCAAATTACATGACAAAATCGTTGCTAAAACTGGCGATGCAACATTCATGAAAATGGCTGCATATCCAAATGCATTCCGTGTATACGGTGACTACGGTTACGGTAGCGTAATCTTTGGTGATTTAAAATTACCAGCAGTTAAAGGTACACCAACTGATAAACCGTTAGTACAAATACAAAAAGAAGTTTTAATTGATTACAACCCAGATTACTTATTCGTATTTACAACTGGTGACGGTTCTCAGCGTCTAAAAGAATTCCAAGAAGAATCAATTTGGAAAAATATGAACGCTGTTAAAAACAACCATGTATTTACAATCAGTAATGAAGATGTAAACAAAGGATACTTCCCACTAGGTAAAGAAATGATCCTAGACGAAGTTACTGAGTTCATTTTAGGAAAATAA
- a CDS encoding YwhD family protein, producing MTEKKKKIGFNIVKNDSTDGHGGFGVGALSLENISPVFVDVLEKTAFVDIGAMHARSTVEKGIKFLTNKDEVPNGKPFWLVWVTIERTPNGAYYAGATACEMTVDREIRRGYKSLPEHVNKMDKSLKRHIMIDHMDESSKKVLGTFLKEHNEAIWNESSEELRHALLGE from the coding sequence ATGACAGAGAAAAAGAAAAAAATCGGTTTTAATATCGTGAAAAATGATTCAACAGATGGACATGGTGGTTTTGGCGTTGGGGCATTAAGTTTAGAAAATATTTCTCCTGTATTTGTTGATGTATTAGAGAAAACTGCGTTCGTTGATATCGGTGCGATGCATGCGCGTAGTACAGTAGAAAAAGGAATTAAGTTTTTAACAAATAAAGATGAAGTTCCAAACGGAAAACCGTTTTGGCTTGTTTGGGTAACAATTGAAAGAACACCAAACGGTGCTTATTACGCAGGTGCAACAGCCTGTGAAATGACAGTTGATCGTGAAATTCGCCGCGGATATAAATCACTTCCAGAGCATGTAAATAAAATGGATAAATCACTAAAGCGTCACATCATGATTGATCATATGGATGAATCATCTAAAAAAGTACTTGGTACATTCTTAAAAGAGCATAATGAAGCAATTTGGAACGAATCTAGTGAAGAATTGCGCCACGCATTATTAGGCGAATAA
- a CDS encoding 2-hydroxymuconate tautomerase — MPYVTVKMLEGRTEEQKKALAEKVTAAVSETTGAPEENIVVFIEEMSKNHYAVGGKRLSDK; from the coding sequence ATGCCATACGTAACAGTGAAAATGCTAGAAGGACGCACAGAAGAACAAAAGAAAGCTCTTGCTGAGAAAGTAACAGCAGCAGTAAGCGAAACAACTGGTGCTCCTGAAGAAAACATCGTTGTTTTCATCGAAGAAATGTCTAAAAACCATTATGCAGTTGGCGGAAAACGCTTAAGCGACAAATAA
- a CDS encoding FecCD family ABC transporter permease codes for MRTSVLTKKNVSILTILVGLIVAVFLISLNTGTFKIPPIDVLKSLVGLGAEDQSVILFEFRMPRMVIAILVGSALAMSGAILQGLSRNPLADPGIIGINAGAGLTVVVFVYFFFGKVGTGTFLSVFILPFFALVGAILAAVIIYLLAWKDGVSSTRLILVGIAVAAGFGAVSLIFSMKMTSNDFRFATIWLAGSLWGTDWKFVLSVLPWMIIFLPLAISKAHILNVMNLGDSTAVGLGVNVEKERRKLLFIAVCLAGASVAVAGGIGFIGLMAPHLARRLVGGKHQIMLPTAALIGTFLLLFADVISRSVLPTSEIPVGLVISVIGAPYFIYLLMRTK; via the coding sequence GTGAGGACGAGCGTCTTAACAAAAAAGAACGTTTCTATTTTAACGATTTTAGTAGGATTAATTGTTGCTGTATTTTTAATAAGTTTAAATACAGGAACATTTAAAATTCCTCCAATAGATGTGTTAAAGTCATTGGTTGGATTAGGTGCAGAAGATCAATCTGTTATTTTATTTGAATTTCGTATGCCGCGTATGGTTATTGCTATATTAGTTGGTTCTGCATTAGCTATGTCAGGTGCAATTTTGCAAGGGCTATCACGAAACCCACTTGCTGATCCAGGTATTATAGGTATTAACGCCGGAGCGGGATTAACAGTTGTTGTATTCGTCTACTTTTTCTTTGGAAAAGTTGGAACTGGTACATTTTTATCTGTATTTATCCTTCCATTCTTCGCGCTAGTTGGTGCGATATTAGCAGCGGTTATTATTTATTTACTAGCATGGAAAGACGGTGTTTCATCAACTCGATTAATTCTTGTTGGTATCGCTGTTGCAGCCGGATTTGGTGCGGTTAGTTTAATTTTCTCTATGAAGATGACATCTAACGACTTCCGTTTTGCAACGATTTGGTTGGCAGGAAGTTTATGGGGAACAGATTGGAAGTTCGTACTAAGTGTACTCCCATGGATGATTATTTTCTTACCACTTGCCATTAGTAAAGCGCACATATTAAATGTAATGAATTTAGGCGACTCTACAGCAGTTGGCCTTGGTGTAAACGTAGAAAAGGAAAGACGTAAATTATTATTTATTGCAGTTTGTTTAGCTGGTGCATCTGTTGCGGTGGCGGGAGGCATTGGTTTTATCGGTTTAATGGCTCCGCATTTAGCGAGACGCCTCGTTGGTGGTAAACATCAAATTATGTTACCAACGGCTGCATTAATAGGAACGTTCTTGCTTTTATTTGCAGATGTAATTTCAAGAAGTGTGTTACCAACTTCAGAAATACCGGTCGGTCTTGTTATTTCTGTAATTGGTGCACCATATTTCATATATTTACTTATGAGAACAAAATAA
- a CDS encoding HD domain-containing protein yields MVYLNDKLSETKVFKDPVHKYVHVRDRVIWDLIGTKEFQRLRRIKQLGTTFFTFHGAEHSRFTHSLGVYEIIRRMIDDVFDGRPNWNAEDRLLCLCASLLHDVGHGPFSHSFEKVFSLDHEKFTQKIIVGDTEINRVLSRVDKDFPQKVADVIAKTSTNKLAISMISSQIDADRMDYLLRDAYFTGVKYGNFDMERILRVMRPYGNQVVIKNSGMHAVEHYIMSRYQMYWQVYFHPVTRSAEVILTKILHRAKSLHEKYYAFKNHPVHFYSLFEEEVTVEDYLKLDENVMYYYFQVWQEEEDPILSDLCRRFMNRNLFKYVEFTDKHGLDNWMELSSLFKKIGLDPEYYLVVDSTSDLPYDFYRAGEEEERLPILLLMPNGELRELSRESDIVEAITGKKRTDQKLFYPHDLIYEDGRKGKYKERIIELLEGKK; encoded by the coding sequence GTGGTATATTTAAACGACAAACTCAGCGAAACAAAAGTGTTTAAAGACCCAGTACATAAATATGTACACGTGCGTGATCGCGTTATTTGGGATTTAATCGGAACGAAAGAATTTCAACGCTTGCGCCGTATTAAGCAGCTTGGTACGACATTTTTTACATTTCACGGTGCAGAGCATAGTCGCTTTACTCATTCGTTAGGTGTATATGAAATTATTCGTCGTATGATTGATGATGTGTTTGATGGCAGACCGAACTGGAATGCTGAAGATAGATTGTTATGTTTATGTGCGTCATTACTTCATGATGTCGGTCACGGCCCATTTTCTCACTCGTTTGAAAAAGTATTTTCGTTAGATCATGAGAAATTTACGCAAAAGATTATCGTTGGTGATACGGAAATTAATCGTGTGTTAAGCCGTGTGGATAAGGATTTCCCGCAAAAGGTAGCAGATGTAATTGCGAAAACATCTACTAATAAATTAGCGATTAGTATGATTTCGAGCCAAATTGATGCCGATCGTATGGATTATTTATTAAGAGATGCATATTTTACTGGTGTAAAGTATGGGAACTTTGATATGGAACGTATACTGCGTGTCATGCGCCCGTACGGTAATCAAGTTGTCATTAAAAATAGTGGTATGCATGCTGTAGAGCATTATATTATGAGCCGTTATCAAATGTATTGGCAAGTATATTTTCATCCGGTAACACGTAGTGCAGAAGTAATTTTAACGAAGATTTTACACCGAGCTAAATCGTTGCATGAGAAGTATTATGCGTTTAAAAATCATCCTGTTCATTTCTATTCTTTATTTGAAGAAGAAGTAACAGTAGAGGATTATTTAAAGCTAGACGAGAACGTAATGTATTATTACTTCCAAGTATGGCAAGAGGAAGAAGATCCGATTTTAAGTGACTTATGCCGTCGTTTTATGAATCGAAATCTATTTAAATATGTGGAGTTTACAGATAAGCACGGTTTAGATAATTGGATGGAGCTAAGTAGCTTATTTAAAAAAATTGGACTAGACCCAGAGTATTATTTAGTTGTTGATTCAACATCAGACTTACCGTATGACTTTTACCGCGCAGGAGAAGAAGAAGAGCGTCTGCCAATCTTACTTCTTATGCCGAACGGGGAACTTAGAGAGCTTTCGCGTGAATCGGATATTGTTGAGGCGATTACAGGTAAGAAGCGAACGGATCAAAAGCTATTCTATCCGCATGATTTAATCTATGAAGATGGAAGAAAAGGAAAATATAAAGAGAGAATTATCGAGTTGTTAGAAGGAAAGAAATAA
- a CDS encoding site-2 protease family protein, translating into MDQLFRYPLQQIPLVAMAIIIALSVHEFAHAYVAYKFGDDTAKKQGRLTLSPMAHLDLIGMIAVLILGFGWARPVPVNPYNFKRPRLAGILVSIAGPISNLILSAIGLIIWYSLITFGVLDAMPLAVADTLDQFFQIFIMLNIVLLVFNLLPIPPLDGYRVVEDLAPANIRAKMTQYEKYGSIALLILVITPLSNYTIQPIFNVVIPYVLVFLQNIIAPIFRLF; encoded by the coding sequence ATGGATCAGTTATTTAGATACCCATTGCAACAAATTCCGTTGGTAGCAATGGCGATTATTATTGCGCTATCTGTGCATGAATTTGCACATGCGTATGTTGCATATAAATTTGGAGACGATACAGCGAAAAAGCAAGGGCGTTTAACGTTATCACCGATGGCTCATTTAGATCTTATCGGTATGATTGCTGTATTAATTCTTGGATTCGGTTGGGCAAGACCCGTGCCTGTTAACCCATATAACTTTAAAAGACCGCGTCTTGCAGGAATATTAGTTTCTATTGCGGGACCGATAAGTAATCTTATCTTAAGTGCAATTGGTTTAATTATTTGGTATAGCTTAATAACATTTGGTGTGTTAGATGCGATGCCACTTGCAGTAGCAGATACGCTGGATCAATTTTTCCAAATTTTTATTATGCTTAATATTGTTTTACTTGTATTTAATTTATTACCAATCCCGCCACTTGATGGTTATCGCGTTGTGGAAGATTTAGCACCAGCAAATATTCGTGCGAAAATGACACAGTATGAAAAGTATGGATCAATTGCGTTATTAATTCTTGTTATTACACCGCTTAGCAATTACACAATTCAACCTATTTTCAATGTTGTTATTCCATATGTATTAGTATTTTTACAAAATATCATTGCGCCTATTTTCAGGCTTTTTTAA